One segment of Pedosphaera parvula Ellin514 DNA contains the following:
- a CDS encoding AAA family ATPase, with amino-acid sequence MNTEEQIQSFRQAYAAVRAEIGKVIVGHDAIVDGTLIAVLAGGHVLLEGVPGLGKTLLVRTLSEVLDLSFNRIQFTPDLMPADILGTNIVMETAGGRREFQFQKGPIFAHLILADEINRATPKTQSAMLEAMQEKSVTAGGEIRKLAEPFFVLATQNPIDQEGTYPLPEAQLDRFFFKLVVGYPSAAELNEVLTRTTENTRVQVNKVLSKEALIELQKLVRQVPVATHVKDYAVRLVLATHPQTETAVPITNQYLRFGSSPRGGQCLLLAGKVRALMQGRFNVSFDDIQAVATAALRHRLILNFEAEAEGITTDHIVAQILNEVPKDSVAVGA; translated from the coding sequence ATGAACACAGAAGAACAAATACAATCGTTTCGGCAGGCTTACGCGGCGGTGCGCGCGGAAATCGGCAAGGTTATTGTGGGGCATGATGCCATTGTAGACGGCACGCTAATTGCCGTCCTGGCTGGCGGGCATGTGCTGCTGGAAGGCGTTCCGGGTTTGGGCAAGACCTTGCTGGTGCGCACACTCAGCGAAGTGTTGGATTTGTCCTTCAACCGCATTCAATTCACGCCTGACCTGATGCCGGCGGATATTTTGGGCACGAACATAGTGATGGAGACTGCGGGTGGCCGGCGCGAGTTTCAATTCCAGAAGGGACCTATTTTTGCGCATTTAATTTTGGCAGACGAAATCAACCGTGCGACGCCCAAGACACAATCCGCAATGTTGGAAGCGATGCAGGAAAAGAGTGTTACGGCAGGCGGAGAAATCCGGAAGCTTGCGGAACCGTTCTTTGTGCTGGCCACGCAAAACCCGATTGATCAGGAAGGAACCTATCCGTTGCCCGAAGCGCAGTTGGATCGTTTTTTCTTCAAACTCGTGGTGGGTTATCCTTCGGCGGCGGAGTTAAATGAGGTGCTCACGCGAACGACCGAGAATACCCGGGTGCAGGTCAATAAGGTTTTGAGCAAGGAAGCATTGATAGAATTGCAGAAGCTGGTGCGGCAGGTGCCGGTGGCAACGCACGTGAAGGATTATGCCGTGCGCCTGGTTCTGGCCACGCATCCGCAGACGGAAACGGCGGTTCCGATCACGAACCAATATCTTCGTTTCGGTAGCAGTCCGCGTGGCGGGCAATGCTTGTTGCTGGCGGGCAAAGTGCGCGCGCTGATGCAAGGTCGTTTCAATGTGAGTTTTGACGATATTCAAGCAGTTGCCACGGCCGCGCTGCGCCACCGGTTGATTCTGAATTTCGAAGCTGAAGCGGAAGGCATCACCACTGATCATATTGTGGCGCAGATCCTCAACGAGGTGCCGAAGGACTCTGTTGCCGTGGGCGCATAG
- a CDS encoding PspC domain-containing protein has product MKNSKLLVAFFAGVAVTCLCFKFFSNGSTALPRELGVIALILGAGFFTTSLISSRTEGTTGNQASNFFKFLENLRTSETDVWIGGVCGGLAASTPVPSWVWRLCFAALAFCYGTGLVAYLLFWIFIPQGDLRKQEIS; this is encoded by the coding sequence ATGAAGAACTCTAAATTGTTGGTTGCGTTTTTTGCCGGAGTGGCCGTCACCTGCTTATGTTTTAAATTTTTCTCCAATGGTTCCACAGCGTTGCCTCGTGAATTGGGCGTTATTGCGTTGATACTGGGCGCGGGCTTCTTTACGACCTCGCTTATATCCTCCAGAACTGAAGGGACAACGGGGAATCAGGCCTCCAACTTTTTCAAGTTTCTCGAAAACCTGAGGACATCGGAAACTGATGTTTGGATTGGCGGAGTATGCGGCGGCCTGGCTGCGAGCACACCGGTTCCTTCCTGGGTTTGGCGACTTTGCTTCGCAGCTTTGGCATTCTGCTACGGGACTGGTCTCGTTGCTTATCTACTATTTTGGATTTTCATTCCGCAGGGTGATCTCAGGAAGCAAGAAATTTCCTGA